The Microbulbifer sp. TB1203 nucleotide sequence GCAGTTCGCATTCTGGTTACTCAAGTTTCAGAGTTCAGATCAAGGCGCCGTGCCGCATGGTGGTCCGCTGTGTCTGCTGCGGGGCCTGCCCTGCAGGCGAAAAGACAGTGCTAAATGGCAACGCCATTGTTCGCCAGCAGGGCTGGTTCCGCGAACTCCGGAACTTGAGTTGGTTAATGGCTATTGGCAGGACATCAGGGCAAAAGCCCCGCAGAACGCTAATAGATATTGAAAGAGTCTCGGTAAAAAGTACCAGAGGCTCAATCAAATGTTGGCCCTCCCTTTATTGTTATGTTGTCAAAATGCGATAAAGAAAATGGTTACCGGGGGGCTTATCCCGCCGTCCCGGCCAGCTTTCTGCCTGCAATTTCACTTGCTCAAGAGGCAACTACAGTTGACCAGCAAGAAAACAACAGTGCGGGTATGCAGGAAGGGATTGAGGAGGTTTCCGTCCTTGGCTCCCGGCGCAAGTGGAAAGATCAGCGCTATCTTTTCCAGTACCGGTAGACGTTCTCACCGGCTCAGATCTCCAGCGCCAGGGGAATACAAAAACCATCGAAGCATTAATCTCGATCGTTCCTTCCCTCAATGCAAATCGGGAACCCAATTCCGATGCGGCGACGATGGTGCGCCCGGCTGGCAGCGCGCGAAGACCGTATCATTCAACTGGAATGACACCACGGTTACGGGTCGTGAACAGGCGATCAGCGATGGTCGTAAACATGAAATCGAAGACGCTTTGCCGGACACTCGCACAATCTTCACCGTGTCCCACACCAAGGGCGCTTTTAGCGGGCTGCTTCGTATCAATTACTATGATGAAACCTACGAGAGCCTGTTTAATGACCCGAATCTTCCGTTGGTAACGGATCCCCTCGTCATCGTTGATGCCGAACTCGGATGGGATTTCGACGACACCTTCTCTGTTGCTGTCGGTGCGAAGAACCTGTTCGACGAGCAGCCGGATGAGTGGAAAATTGATGATTGGAATGGACGCACGCCTGGCTTCCTGGGGGCGATCTATCCGGTCAACCACATTGCCGGATTTAACGGTGGTAGCTACTACCTTAGACTGAGCAAGAAGTTCTAGTCAGCATTCTCTGGATGTAACCGCAGTGATTTAAGGGGGCCACCTTGTAGGATGGGCAAAGCGCAGCGTGGCCCATCTTCCCTGGGCCAAGTTCTCGGTTGTCGATAGGGGCGCACTTCGCTCTCCATCATGAGCGCCTCTATTTTTTAATCCGGGAAATTGTTCCCCTGCTTCAAAACTTCAAGTTTCGGAGTTCAATTCCGAGTCGGGATGGGGGCCGCCATCGGCAGGTGCCTCGAACTCCGAAACTCGAGTTGCCTACCCGGGGTACAGACCCCCCGATTTCGGAGGATGGCCTGTTTGTGCTCCCCTCAGGGCCTCGATAAGCACACTACGCTTTGCCCATCCGCCTGCCAATTGTCCTGCCGATCCTTAGCTTAGTAGCACCTTTTCCGACGTTCCGACAACGGGAAGTGCCCAAAAACGGTATCCGAGCGCAGATCCTGATGGTTTGGCGCACTTTTTGCCTTGTCACTCCAACCATTAGATTCTGTCTATCCAAAGTGGACTTACCAAATCTCCAAAGGTATGCTATTTGCGCAATTTGCGCCGAACTGACACCACAAGACGGCCAGCAGTATTGCTCACAAGAATAAATGAGAGGAGCAAGTCCCAATGAAAACACCTTCCCTGCTCACGCTAGTCGCCCTATCTGGATGGCTTGCCGCCTGTGGCGGCGGTTCCAGCGGCGGTTCGGACCCCGGCGATACCTCAAGCAGCTCTTCAAGCAGCTCCAGCAGTTCGTCAAGCAGTTCCAGCAGTTCGTCAAGCAGTTCCAGTAGCTCGTCAAGCAGTTCCAGCAGCTCGTCAAGCAGCTCCAGTAGCTCGTCAAGCAGTTCCAGCAGCTCGTCAAGCAGCTCCTCGAGCAGTTCCGGCGGCAGCGCCACCACCGCCTTCACCTGCCCGGAAGACGGCAGCCTGTATTTCTGCGACGACTTCGAAGACGGCGAATTCGCCAGCAACTGGGACGCGGTGATCGACGGCTACGGTCTCCCCGACCCGGGCACCTTCGACATTCTCGACGAGGGCGACGCCGGCAAGTCCCTGCGCTTCACCGCTCGCACCCGCGGCGACAACCTGAACGAGGGCGAACTGATCCTAGTCAAGGAGGCGGCCTTCTCCGGTGTGCCTGTGGACTACTCCGTGGAGTACCGCATACGCCCGCGGGCCAATGGCAACACCGGCAACAAGTTCCTCTTCGCCATGGGCCGCTATCAGGGGCCACTGGAGTGGTATTTCGGTGGCCTGAATATGCAGAACAGCACTGACACCACCCAGGTGGAAGCTGGGCTGGCCAATGGCGGCATCAGTCGCCTGGCAGTGGCGAGAAAGCCGCTGGAACTCGGCACCGAGGGCGGCACCGACGGCACCTGGTACACAGTGCGCTTCGATATGGTGGGCTCCACGGTCACCCTCTACCTCGACGGCGAGGAACTGGGCTCCTTTACCGATCCCGACAGTCTCTACCAGACCGCCGGCCGCATCGGTTTCTTCACCTACAACCGCTCCTTCGAGGTGGATTATGTGAAGGTGGGCGACCCCAACATCAAACCGGTGCAGCTCACCCTGGACTACGCGGAATCCACCTGGGTCACCACCGCCGGCGATCCGGCGCTGGAAGTGAACGTCACCGCGATAAAGAGCGACGGCGTCACTGCCGACACCTTTACCGTAGAGTCCAGCAATCCGGCAGCGGTCTCCGTGGATGTCACCGACAACACAGTGACCCTGACTCCGCTGGCCGAGGGCGACGCCACCATCACCTTTACCAGCGACTCCGATACCAGCCTGCAGAAGGCCATCGAAGTCAGCGTGGCCAAGGCCTTCGAAATGCCCACCGCCACCTACGGCGACCTGAGCACCCGGGTCAGCCCGATTCCGGGCAACACCGGCGAGTACGAGGACACCCGCCTCAGCATCACCTTCGACGGTGCTCCCACCCTCGCCGAAGTCGGCTCGGTGCGCATTTTCCGCGCCGATGACGACACCGAGGTGGACGCCCTCCGCGCCGGCGGCGAGATGGACACCCTCGGCTACGAAGGGCAGAGCAGTACGCGCACCCTCAACGTCAATCCGTTCGAAATAGATGGCAACACCCTGACCATCTCGCCCCACACCGGCGCACTGGACTACGGCGTTGAGTACTATGTGGCCATCAGCAGCACCTTTTTGGAGCCCGGCGTACAGTTGAACGGAACCGACTTCGTCGGCCTGGGCAAAGACGCCGGCTGGAGCTTCACCACCCGCGCCGCCGGCCCCAGCGGTGCCGACGTAACGGTGGACGACGACGGCGCTGCGGACTTCCGCACGGTGCAGGGAGCGCTGAACCATGTGATGGAGAATGTGGCCGCAAACGACCCAGCCACCATCACTATCAAAGCCGGCGACTACCGCGAGGTACTGTTCCTGCGTGGCAAGGACAACGTCACCATCCAGGGCGAAGGCTCCGGGGCGACGGTGATCCGCTACAGCAACAACAACGCGCTCAACCCCGGCACCAGCACACGGCCTATCTTCCTGGCGGAGAGCTCCGACATGCTCACCCTCAAGGATCTCGCCCTGATCAACACCACCCTGATCGGCGAGGGAGGCCAGGCGGAAACCATCTACTTCAACAACGACGGAGGTCGCCTCATCGCCACCAACGCCGCTTTCATCAGCGAGCAGGACACCCTGTTGCTGAAGGGGTGGAGCTGGTTCTACAACAGCCTGGTGGCCGGTAATGTGGACTTCATCTGGGGCACGGCTCAGGCGGCGGTGTTCGAAGACAGCGAGATCCGCACTATGACCCGCACCGACGGTGGCCAAGGCGGTTACGTGCTCCAGGCGCGCACCGCCGAAAGCTCGCCGGGCTTCGTGTTCCTGAACTCCACCCTGACCCGCGATGCAGGCGTGGCCGATGGCACCCACTATCTGGCGCGCAGTGGCGGCAGCACCAGCTACTACGACAACATCGCCTTTATCAACACCAAGATGGACACCCACGTGGCCGATATCGGCTGGCATCCGGACCGGACCCCCAACCCGGCCATCGCCACTGCCGATGCCGGCTGGCGCGAGTACGGCAGCATGGACCTCGCGGGCAGCCCGCTGGACCTCTCCAATCGCTGTAGTGGCGGCGACACCTGCTATCTGCTGAGCGAGGCGGAAGTGGCCGAGCGCTTCTGCTCCCGGGCGCAGATCTTCGCCGGCTGGAACAGTGGCGAAGGCTGGGACCCCATGCCGGAGCAGCCCAATGACGAACTCTGCCCTGCAGAGCCGGTACCCGAGCCGAGCCTGTGGAGTGGGAACGCCATGATACTGGGCGGCAGCAGCACCGGGGTCAGTGGAGAAATCACCGCACAGACGGATACCAGCATCACCTTCACCGTCAGCGGCGGCAAGTTCGAGCAAACTGCCCAGTCCTTCTACTTGGCCTCGCAGGAAGTGACCGGAGACTTCGTGCTCACCGCCAAGCTCAAGTCCGTGGGCGAGCCCTACCCCCACCCCCAACTCCCGGTGGGCCTGATGATGTGCGAGTGCGACACAGCGAGCGGAGCCACATCGCCACTTGCGACCTCGGGCGCGTACTTGTCAACAGACAGCGGCTGGCTGACCCAGTACTCCCGTGTACTTGAAGACGGCGGCACCTGGGGCACCTCCAGCGGTAAGTTCTCGGTGACCCCGGGCGACAGTCTCTACCTGAAGCTGCAGCGAGTGGGCAATAAGTACTACACCTTCTACTCCATGGACGGCGGCGGCACCTACGTGTCCCTAGGCGCCGGTACCTACTCCGACACCAACCTGCCGGACACGATGAAAGTGGGCCTCTTCGTTGCACCCTCTTACAGCGACCAGACCTACACCTTCGAGGACATACAGTTGGTGCAGTAATACTAGACCCGAGCGGCACCGGATCCCCGGAACCTACCTTGTAGAACCCGGGCCGGTGCCCACTAAGCCAGGCCACGCGGCGCCCGCCGCGTGGCCTTCGGAGAAAAATCATGTGTAATTCGAGGAAAATCCTGCTGAGCCTGGCGCTGTGTAGCGGCCTGGCCGCCTGCGGCGGCGGAGGTGGTAGCGGCGGCGACAGTGGCATCAGCTCCAGCAGTTCGAGCAGCAGCTCTTCCAGCAGTTCGAGCAGCAGCTCTTCCAGCAGCTCGAGCAGCAGCTCTTCGAGCAGCTCCTCCAGCAGTAGCAGTTCGAGCAGCAGTTCATCGAGCAGCTCCTCCACCAGCTCCAGCAGCTCGTCCAGTTCGTCCAGCGGTGGCTCCGGTTCCGGCGGCAACGCCGACGGCGGCTTTGCCGGCCACGACTACCTGCTCACCGGCGGCGCCGGCGGCCTGGTGTACACGGTGAACAACGGCGCCGACCTGCAGGCCAAACTGGACGAGGCCAAGACCGCGGGCCAGCCAGTCACCCTCTACATTGACGGCACCATCACCGACCTCAACACCGGTACCGGTACCGACATCGAAATCAAGGACATGGACAATGTGTCGCTGATCGGTGTGGGCGAAAACGGCGAGTTCGACGGCATCGGCCTCGGCATTCGGCGCGCCAACAACATCATCGTTCAGAACCTCACCTTCCATGAGGCCTGGCCCGGCCAGGAGCGCGACGCCATCGACATCGAGGGCGACGACGACGGCTCCACCACCAGTCATATCTGGATCGACCACTGCGAGCTGTACAACTCCCTCGCCGTGGACAAGAACTACTACGACGGCCTGATCGATTCCAAGAGCGGCGCGCGCTACATCACCGTCTCTTACAGTTACCTGCACGACGCGCACAAGACCTCCCTGCACGGGCACACGGACACCGACAGCAACCCGGACACCGACCGGCTGGTGACCTTCCACCACAACCGCTTCGAGAACCTGTCCGCGCGCGTGCCCCTGTACCGGCACGGCAAAGGCCACGTGTACAACAACTACTACAACAACATCACCTCCAGCGGGATCAACTCCCGCGCCGGCGCCGAGATGCTGATCGAGCACAATGTGTTCGAGAACACCAAGAACCCGATCGTGTCCTTCTACTCAGACGTCATCGGCTATTGGAATCTCAACGGCAATGTGTTCGGCACAGGGGTCACCTGGAGCGATGACAGCGGAAACGACATCACCGCCCAGAGCGGCGAGTCCACCTCCAGTTACACCGTGCCCTACGACTACACCCTGGACCCCACCGACGGGTTGAAGGAACTGGTCATCGCCAACGCCGGCGTCGGCAAACTGGACCAGTCGGGCCTGGAAATCCCCGACCCGGTCACCCCCGCCGACGAAGTACCGGCAGAGGAGGAACCGATCCTGGAGGACGTGGCCCTGCCCTACGCGGAAAACTTCGCCACCGACACCGGCACCTTCTTCACCAGCGACTACCGCGACCTGTCCGGCGCTCCCGGCAACGGCACGCCCATGTACCACCGGGTGACCGGCACCGCGGAGATCCAGAGCGGCGCGCTCAGCCTCACCGGCAGCCGCGTGTCCGTGGGCAACAGCACCCCCGAGGTCGCCACCGCCCCCACTGACACTTCGACCACCGGCGTCTTCGACCTGAGCGCACCCTACCAGGTGTCCTTCAAGGTGGTCAGCGTCGGCGGCGACACCAGCAAGTACTTCCAGCTCTACGTGGACAATAACACCTTCTCCAGCGGCAACTCCGTCTGGGGCTCCAGTTCCAAGTTCTACCAGGTGCTCCTGAGTGAACTGGTTGCGGGCCAGACCTACACAGTGCCGGGCCTGACCGCCAGCAGCACCTCCTTCCTCACCCTGAGGACAGAGAGCGCCGCCACCGTAGTGCTGGACGACCTGTTGATCGAGGCGGCACCGTGATATTGAGCACCATAATCTTGAGCACCATGAGCCCATCCCGGCTGAAGTATGCCGATGAACCGGGGACGGGCTCAGTAGTAATTAACAATCCATCATCAGCGGAGAGATAATAATGAAAACCCCTGGTTATTTAATCGCATCTATTCTACTGGGTGCCCTGCTTACCGCTTGCGGCGGGAGCGGAGGCGGAAGCGGCGGTGATAGCGGCAGTTCAAGCAGCAGCTCTTCCAGCAGCAGCTCATCGAGCAGCTCTTCCAGCAGTTCGTCGAGCAGCTCTTCCAGCAGTTCATCGAGCAGCTCTTCCAGCAGTTCGTCGAGCAGCTCCTCCTCCAGCAGCTCGAGCAGTTCCAGTAGCTCCGGCGGCGCCACTGGCGCAGCACCGACCATCCATATGCTCGGCGACTCCACCATGACTGACTACGGCGAAGATCGCTTGCCGCAAATGGGTTGGGGGCAGGCAATGCCGATGTTCTTCAGCGAAGAGACGGTCATCAACAACTGGGCCAGGGGCGGACGCAGCTCCCGCAGTTTCTACTATGAGGCCGAGCGCTGGCCGGCCGTCCTGCCACTCATTAAAGCGGGCGATTACGTCATCATCCAGTTCGGCCACAACGACCAGAGGCGCGGCGGCGACTACGCTGAGGCCGGTACCTTTGCCTACTGCCCCGATGGCACCGAGAACGGCGAGGGCTGCCCCGAGGACCTCGACCTCGAGGGCCCCGACCCCGCGGCCCCCTACTATGAGCACTCCTACTACCAGTTCCTGAAGCGGTACGTGCTCGAGACCCGCGCAAAAGGCGCAATCCCGATTCTGATGACGCCGATCGTCCGCAAATACTTCAGCGGCGGTACCATCACCGAAAAAGGACAGCACAATCTTGAGACCAAGTACGATGGGGAAAACTTCCCGCGGGGCGACTACCCGGCCGCAATGAAAGCGGTTGCGGACACCTATGGCGTACCGTTCGTGGATCTCACCGCCGAGACCAAAGCCATCGTGGAAAGCTACGGTGATGAAGCGGCGACAGAGCACCTGTACATCGCTGCCGACAGCACCCACCCGGCGAAGCTCTTTGCCATCCTGATCGCCAGGGCGGCCGTCCAGGGCCTGGAGTCCCAGGGCCTGATGGAGGGACATATTGTCGAAGCCACTTCCCTGGTGGCCAGCCCCGACAACCTGGACTGGGGAAATCGCTATGTCGATGTTCCCAACACCAAAGAACTCACCATTTCCGCCTTCGATCTCGTGCCGGCAACCGGCTCCGTCGATGTAACCGCACCGGACGGATTCCTGTTGAGCAATTCGGCGGACTCCGAGGTATGGAGCAGCTCCACTACCATTGACTTCACCAATGGCGCTTTCACCTCCAACCTCTACGTGCAATTCACCGCGGCAAGCGAGCAAGCCTACACGGGAGACGTGAGCTTTGCGTTGGATGGCACCGAGCTGGGCACCGTGGCCGTGTCGGGCACCGGCGTCGCGGTGGGCGCAGGCGTGGCTTCCTATTCCCGCTGGTTTACCGAAGGGGCGTCCACCACCGCAATCACCGACGGCCTGGTGAGCGCAAGCGACGCCCTGGTGAACAACCTGGAGGCGGGCAATACCAAAACAATGGCAGTTGATGGGCAGGACACCGGTGTCGCCAGATTCCAGGTGTTTGGAGAGGCCATGGTCGCCCGCAGCGATGACCGCTACCTGCAGTTCGCCGTCACCGCCGAGTCGCAGAAATTCTATGTCGACACCATCTCCGTCTACCTCGCCTCCAGCGGAGGCTCGACCGTAGAGGCCGATATCGAGTACTCCCTGTTCGCCGATTTCAGAGAGCCGGTCAAACTGAACGAAACATCCCTCCTCCCCAGGGATGATACTGACCTTACGGTGCAGGAATACAGTGTGATCAGCACGGTGGATCCCACGGACGCAGACCCCAACAACGACACCCTGTACGTCCGGATTTTCCCCTGGAATGCCTCAGGCGCAACCAGCACCGGAAAGTACCTCGGCATCTACGATCTCAAGGTGGACGGCGTCAGCGGGGAATAAATGGAAAGGGTGGGCTTCCACCCAAAAACCCCGGGGAATTTCCCCGGGGTTTTCAAGGAAGTTATTCGCAAGCAGTAACCATGAACCATTAAAAAAACAGAGTAACTACTCCTCCCTGTAGGAGCGGCGGGACGGCCATCCGCCGCTCCTACAGGGAAATATCGACCTTCCCATTCACCTTAGGGTAAGTAGTTACAAAACAACGATAAATCCTTCAGGAGCAGAAAATGAACTCAATAAAGATGCTCGAAGGGCGGACCTGGCTTCTCGGCCTGGCTGCCCTGGTTGCTCTCGCCGCCAGCGACGTCCGCGCGGACAACTGCGACGCCCCGCCCACCAGCGGCGATGCCTACAAACTGATCAATCGCGGCTCCGGCTACGCCCTGGACGTGGCAGGCAAATCCTCCGCTGACGGCGCCAACGTCCTGCAGTGGAGCGAGCACACCGACACCAACCAGCAGTTTCTCGCCACCGACCTGGGCAATGGCTACTGGAGCCTGCTGGCGGTGCACAGCGGTAGCTCCCTGGATGTGGCGGACTCGTCCTCCAGCGACGGCGCCAATCTACAGCAGATGACCTACGACGGCGACCTCAACCAACAGTGGCAGTTTAAAAAATCCAGCAGCGGCGGCTTTGCGGTGGTTGCGCGCCACTCCGGCAAGCCCATCGCCGCCGAGAGCAGCAGCCGCGGCGCCAACGTTTCCCAGACCAGCTTGTCCGGCGACAGCCTGCAGCGCTGGTACTTCAATCCGGTGGACGGCAACTGCGGTGATGGCCCCACAGGTTTCGCCGCCCAATCCGGCAGCGACGGCCTGACCACCACCAAAGGCGGCGGCAACGCGACACCGGTCACCGTCGACAGCTGCAGCGCCCTGAAATCCGCCCTGGAGGCCGATGGCGAGGCGGTGGTACAGGTGCCCGACAACACCACCATCGACTGCCTGACCGAGGGTCGCCCCATCGAGGTCTGCGAAGTCGCCTGCCCCGACAACCAGGACCCTGGGGAATTCACCTACCGGGTTCCCGGCAGCGGGCAAACCTGCATCTCGCTGGGTTCGAACACTAACGATACCGTCACCCGTGACCGCTTTGACACCAACATCCGGGTAGCAGACAACAAGACCCTGGTCGGCCTGGGTCCCAACAGCCGCATCGAGGGCGCCAACCTGGACCTGCGCGATTCCAAAAACATAATCGTGCGCAACCTGTCCATTGCCAACGTCAACCCGCACCTGGTGGAGGCCGGCGACGGCATCACCCTGCTCAACTCCAGTCACGTGTGGATCGACCATGTGAGCTTCAGCATGATTTCCGACGGTCACGTGGACGCCAATAACAGCGAGAACGTGACCCTGAGCTGGAACCACTTCGACGGCCGCAATCCCTATGTGTGCGCCAACCAGCACTGGTACGTCGCCTTGGTAGGGGACTCCCAGGTGAGCTACCACCACAACTTTTTTGACTACACCGGCGGGCGCAACCCGAAAGTGGATGGCAGCGCCTCCCGCGCCCACCTCTACAACAACTACTACAAGAAGATCACCTATTTCGGCATCCAAACCATCAACAGCGCCCAGGCACTGGTAGAGGCCAACTACTTCGACGACACCCGCGCGCCCCACTGGAATGTATCCGGTTTTATGAGCGCCAGCGACAATGTCTACACCGGCCGTTCGGCTACCGACCCAGATCGCGACAGCGGTGATTCGGTATTCGGCGACGTCAGCCTGTACAACTACACGCTCGACGACGCCAATAACCTGCCGACCCAGTTGGAAGCTGGCACGGGGCCGCAATGACGCAATGAAAGGTGCGGCGATGAAAGGTGCCGCAATGAGGGCCCGGCGATTATTTCGCACCGGGCCCTCCCTTTGGGAGCCAGCGCTGCTGGCGACAAGGCTTCGACAATGCCCGAATCCGGGTCGCCTGCTGGGCAGGCTCTTACAGGGAAATATCGACGTACCCGTTATTCCGAGGGTAAGTAGTTACAAAACAACGATAATTCCCTTCAGGAGCAGAAAAAATGAATTCACTAAAAATGCTCGAAGGGCGGACCTGGCTTCTCGGCCTGGCCTCCCTGATTGTTCTTGCCGCCAGCGACGTCCGCGCGGACAACTGCGACGCCCCGCCCACCAGCGGCGACGCCTATAAACTGATCAACCGCGCCTCCGGCTATGCCCTGGACGTGGCAGGCAACTCCACCGAGGACGGCGCCAACGTGCTGCAGTGGAGCGAGCACACCGGCACCAACCAGCAATTTCTCGCCACCGACCTGGGCAATGGCTACTGGAGCCTGCTGGCGGTGCACAGCGGCGACTCCCTGGATGTGGCGGGCTCGTCCACCAGCGACGGCGCCAATATACAGCAGATGGCCTACAGCGGCGCCAGCAACCAGCAGTGGCAGTTGAAAAAGTCCAGCAGCGGCGGCTTTGCGGTGGTCGCGCGCCACTCCGGCAAGGTAATTGCCGCCGAGAGCAGCAGCCAGGGCGCCAACGTGTCCCAGGCCCCCCTGTCCGGCGACAGTCTGCAGCGCTGGTACTTCAACCCGGTGAA carries:
- a CDS encoding RICIN domain-containing protein, whose translation is MNSIKMLEGRTWLLGLAALVALAASDVRADNCDAPPTSGDAYKLINRGSGYALDVAGKSSADGANVLQWSEHTDTNQQFLATDLGNGYWSLLAVHSGSSLDVADSSSSDGANLQQMTYDGDLNQQWQFKKSSSGGFAVVARHSGKPIAAESSSRGANVSQTSLSGDSLQRWYFNPVDGNCGDGPTGFAAQSGSDGLTTTKGGGNATPVTVDSCSALKSALEADGEAVVQVPDNTTIDCLTEGRPIEVCEVACPDNQDPGEFTYRVPGSGQTCISLGSNTNDTVTRDRFDTNIRVADNKTLVGLGPNSRIEGANLDLRDSKNIIVRNLSIANVNPHLVEAGDGITLLNSSHVWIDHVSFSMISDGHVDANNSENVTLSWNHFDGRNPYVCANQHWYVALVGDSQVSYHHNFFDYTGGRNPKVDGSASRAHLYNNYYKKITYFGIQTINSAQALVEANYFDDTRAPHWNVSGFMSASDNVYTGRSATDPDRDSGDSVFGDVSLYNYTLDDANNLPTQLEAGTGPQ
- a CDS encoding pectate lyase; the encoded protein is MCNSRKILLSLALCSGLAACGGGGGSGGDSGISSSSSSSSSSSSSSSSSSSSSSSSSSSSSSSSSSSSSSSSSSSSTSSSSSSSSSSGGSGSGGNADGGFAGHDYLLTGGAGGLVYTVNNGADLQAKLDEAKTAGQPVTLYIDGTITDLNTGTGTDIEIKDMDNVSLIGVGENGEFDGIGLGIRRANNIIVQNLTFHEAWPGQERDAIDIEGDDDGSTTSHIWIDHCELYNSLAVDKNYYDGLIDSKSGARYITVSYSYLHDAHKTSLHGHTDTDSNPDTDRLVTFHHNRFENLSARVPLYRHGKGHVYNNYYNNITSSGINSRAGAEMLIEHNVFENTKNPIVSFYSDVIGYWNLNGNVFGTGVTWSDDSGNDITAQSGESTSSYTVPYDYTLDPTDGLKELVIANAGVGKLDQSGLEIPDPVTPADEVPAEEEPILEDVALPYAENFATDTGTFFTSDYRDLSGAPGNGTPMYHRVTGTAEIQSGALSLTGSRVSVGNSTPEVATAPTDTSTTGVFDLSAPYQVSFKVVSVGGDTSKYFQLYVDNNTFSSGNSVWGSSSKFYQVLLSELVAGQTYTVPGLTASSTSFLTLRTESAATVVLDDLLIEAAP
- a CDS encoding rhamnogalacturonan acetylesterase, which gives rise to MLGDSTMTDYGEDRLPQMGWGQAMPMFFSEETVINNWARGGRSSRSFYYEAERWPAVLPLIKAGDYVIIQFGHNDQRRGGDYAEAGTFAYCPDGTENGEGCPEDLDLEGPDPAAPYYEHSYYQFLKRYVLETRAKGAIPILMTPIVRKYFSGGTITEKGQHNLETKYDGENFPRGDYPAAMKAVADTYGVPFVDLTAETKAIVESYGDEAATEHLYIAADSTHPAKLFAILIARAAVQGLESQGLMEGHIVEATSLVASPDNLDWGNRYVDVPNTKELTISAFDLVPATGSVDVTAPDGFLLSNSADSEVWSSSTTIDFTNGAFTSNLYVQFTAASEQAYTGDVSFALDGTELGTVAVSGTGVAVGAGVASYSRWFTEGASTTAITDGLVSASDALVNNLEAGNTKTMAVDGQDTGVARFQVFGEAMVARSDDRYLQFAVTAESQKFYVDTISVYLASSGGSTVEADIEYSLFADFREPVKLNETSLLPRDDTDLTVQEYSVISTVDPTDADPNNDTLYVRIFPWNASGATSTGKYLGIYDLKVDGVSGE
- a CDS encoding pectinesterase family protein; this translates as MKTPSLLTLVALSGWLAACGGGSSGGSDPGDTSSSSSSSSSSSSSSSSSSSSSSSSSSSSSSSSSSSSSSSSSSSSSSSSSSSSSSGGSATTAFTCPEDGSLYFCDDFEDGEFASNWDAVIDGYGLPDPGTFDILDEGDAGKSLRFTARTRGDNLNEGELILVKEAAFSGVPVDYSVEYRIRPRANGNTGNKFLFAMGRYQGPLEWYFGGLNMQNSTDTTQVEAGLANGGISRLAVARKPLELGTEGGTDGTWYTVRFDMVGSTVTLYLDGEELGSFTDPDSLYQTAGRIGFFTYNRSFEVDYVKVGDPNIKPVQLTLDYAESTWVTTAGDPALEVNVTAIKSDGVTADTFTVESSNPAAVSVDVTDNTVTLTPLAEGDATITFTSDSDTSLQKAIEVSVAKAFEMPTATYGDLSTRVSPIPGNTGEYEDTRLSITFDGAPTLAEVGSVRIFRADDDTEVDALRAGGEMDTLGYEGQSSTRTLNVNPFEIDGNTLTISPHTGALDYGVEYYVAISSTFLEPGVQLNGTDFVGLGKDAGWSFTTRAAGPSGADVTVDDDGAADFRTVQGALNHVMENVAANDPATITIKAGDYREVLFLRGKDNVTIQGEGSGATVIRYSNNNALNPGTSTRPIFLAESSDMLTLKDLALINTTLIGEGGQAETIYFNNDGGRLIATNAAFISEQDTLLLKGWSWFYNSLVAGNVDFIWGTAQAAVFEDSEIRTMTRTDGGQGGYVLQARTAESSPGFVFLNSTLTRDAGVADGTHYLARSGGSTSYYDNIAFINTKMDTHVADIGWHPDRTPNPAIATADAGWREYGSMDLAGSPLDLSNRCSGGDTCYLLSEAEVAERFCSRAQIFAGWNSGEGWDPMPEQPNDELCPAEPVPEPSLWSGNAMILGGSSTGVSGEITAQTDTSITFTVSGGKFEQTAQSFYLASQEVTGDFVLTAKLKSVGEPYPHPQLPVGLMMCECDTASGATSPLATSGAYLSTDSGWLTQYSRVLEDGGTWGTSSGKFSVTPGDSLYLKLQRVGNKYYTFYSMDGGGTYVSLGAGTYSDTNLPDTMKVGLFVAPSYSDQTYTFEDIQLVQ
- a CDS encoding TonB-dependent receptor, translating into MTSKKTTVRVCRKGLRRFPSLAPGASGKISAIFSSTGRRSHRLRSPAPGEYKNHRSINLDRSFPQCKSGTQFRCGDDGAPGWQRAKTVSFNWNDTTVTGREQAISDGRKHEIEDALPDTRTIFTVSHTKGAFSGLLRINYYDETYESLFNDPNLPLVTDPLVIVDAELGWDFDDTFSVAVGAKNLFDEQPDEWKIDDWNGRTPGFLGAIYPVNHIAGFNGGSYYLRLSKKF